Proteins encoded within one genomic window of Rhinolophus sinicus isolate RSC01 linkage group LG05, ASM3656204v1, whole genome shotgun sequence:
- the ODC1 gene encoding ornithine decarboxylase, which produces MNSFNNEEFECHFLDEGFTAKDILDQKINEVSSSDDKDAFYVADLGDILKKHLKWLKALPRVTPFYAVKCNDSRTIVKTLAAIGTGFDCASKTEIQLVQSLGVPPERIIYANPCKQVSQIKYAANNGVQMMTFDSEVELMKVARAHPKAKLVLRIATDDSKAVCRLSVKFGATLKTSRLLLERAKELNIDVIGVSFHVGSGCTDPETFVQAISDARCVFDMGAEVGFNMYLLDIGGGFPGSEDVKLKFEEMVNVINPALDKYFPSDSGVTVIAEPGRYYVASAFTLAVNIIAKKLVLKEQTGSDDEDESSEKTFMYYVNDGVYGSFNCILYDHAHVKPLLQKRPKPDEKYYSSSIWGPTCDGLDRIVERCGLPEMQVGDWMLFEDMGAYTVAAASTFNGFQRPTIYYVMSGPTWQLMQQIQNQDFPPEVEGQDVSTLPVSCAWESGMKRHPAACASASINV; this is translated from the exons ATGAACAGCTTTAATAATGAAGAGTTTGAGTGCCATTTCCTTGATGAAGGCTTTACTGCCAAGGACATTCTGGaccaaaaaattaatgaagtctCTTCTTCC GATGATAAGGACGCCTTCTATGTTGCGGACTTGGGAGACATTCTGAAGAAACATCTGAAATGGTTAAAAGCACTTCCTCGGGTCACCCCCTTTTATGCAGTCAAATGCAATGATAGCAGAACCATAGTGAAGACCCTAGCTGCTATTGGGACAGGATTTGACTGTGCCAGCAAG ACTGAAATACAACTGGTGCAGAGTCTTGGGGTGCCTCCAGAAAGGATTATCTATGCAAATCCTTGTAAACAAGTGTCTCAGATTAAATATGCTGCCAATAATGGAGTCCAGATGATGACTTTTGATAGTGAAGTCGAGTTGATGAAAGTTGCCAGGGCACATCCAAAGGCCAA GTTGGTTTTGCGGATTGCCACTGATGATTCCAAAGCAGTCTGTCGTCTCAGTGTTAAATTTGGTGCCACACTCAAAACCAGCAGGCTGCTTTTGGAACGGGCGAAAGAGCTAAATATTGATGTCATTGGTGTCAG CTTCCACGTGGGAAGTGGCTGTACTGACCCTGAGACCTTCGTGCAGGCCATCTCGGATGCCCGCTGTGTCTTTGACATGGGA GCTGAGGTTGGTTTCAACATGTATCTGCTTGATATTGGTGGTGGCTTTCCGGGATCCGAGGATGTGAAGCTTAAATTTGAAGAG ATGGTCAATGTAATCAACCCAGCACTGGACAAGTATTTCCCGTCAGACTCAGGAGTGACGGTCATAGCTGAGCCAGGCAGATACTATGTTGCATCAGCGTTCACGCTTGCAGTTAATATCATTGCCAAAAAACTCGTATTAAAGGAACAAACAGGCTCTGATG ATGAAGATGAGTCGAGCGAAAAAACCTTTATGTATTACGTGAATGATGGAGTATATGGATCGTTTAATTGCATCCTCTATGATCATGCCCACGTGAAGCCCCTTCTGCAGAAG AGGCCCAAGCCAGACGAGAAGTACTACTCCTCCAGCATCTGGGGGCCCACGTGTGACGGCCTCGATCGCATTGTTGAGCGCTGTGGCTTGCCCGAGATGCAGGTGGGCGACTGGATGCTTTTTGAGGACATGGGTGCTTACACCGTCGCTGCCGCTTCTACTTTCAACGGGTTCCAGAGGCCGACCATCTACTATGTGATGTCAGGGCCGACATG gcaaCTGATGCAGCAAATCCAGAACCAGGACTTCCCACCTGAAGTGGAGGGGCAGGATGTCAGCACTCTGCCTGTGTCTTGTGCCTGGGAGAGTGGGATGAAACGCCACCCGGCAGCCTGTGCTTCAGCTAGTATTAATGTGTAG